A single window of Rickettsiella endosymbiont of Dermanyssus gallinae DNA harbors:
- the uvrC gene encoding excinuclease ABC subunit UvrC, with the protein MTSVSGAHSDLKKRLPFLSTGAGVYLLINDKQEVLYVGKARNLKKRVSSYFRGKKTSRLISLMRQVTALEITTTETENQALLLESNLIKQLKPRYNILLRDDKSYPYIILSADQSYPRLGFYRGARVKKYRYFGPYPSTMAVRETLNLLQKLFRIRSCRDSFFRNRSRPCLQYQIKRCTAPCVGLITPEDYKKDVQRTVLFLEGKSQTVIEDLVEQMEVFSSQFDYESAARLRDQVAALREIQQKQVISTGYGDLDIFSLVHRASIYVLYVMQVRRGRLLGGKAYFPRVPANLSDAEVLSSFIAQFYLQAEGQHTIPAEIVVPKKIQDQAWLIETLVERAQHKVKISDKLSGERRRWLALATENAKHVLGSQVHDKQVFYQQLENLQSVLSLDSLPQRLECFDVSHTQGEATVASCVVFDQQGPRKMDYRRFNIDGITPGDDYAALNQALRRRYKSLKRQEENLPDILLIDGGKGQLNQAAQVLEELQISGILLLGVAKGPGRKSGLETLFLAKGDALIKLAPDSPALHAILQIRDEAHRFAITGHRGRRAKKRSTSPLENIPGMGALRRRELLRQFGGLQALQSASAEDIAKIPGISKTLAERIYFALKD; encoded by the coding sequence TTGACTTCTGTTAGTGGAGCTCATAGTGATCTAAAAAAGCGTCTTCCTTTTTTGAGTACTGGCGCCGGTGTTTATTTGCTGATAAATGATAAGCAAGAAGTGCTCTATGTAGGAAAAGCGCGCAATTTAAAAAAAAGAGTCAGTAGCTATTTTCGTGGGAAGAAAACGAGTCGTCTTATTTCCTTAATGCGTCAAGTGACAGCACTTGAAATAACCACAACTGAAACAGAAAATCAGGCCCTTTTACTCGAAAGCAATCTGATTAAACAACTTAAGCCGCGTTATAATATTTTATTGCGCGATGATAAAAGTTATCCTTATATTATTCTCAGTGCCGATCAAAGTTACCCACGTTTAGGTTTTTATCGTGGCGCTAGAGTAAAAAAATATCGTTATTTTGGTCCTTATCCGAGTACTATGGCGGTTAGAGAAACCTTAAATCTACTGCAAAAGTTATTTAGAATCCGATCCTGTAGAGATAGTTTTTTCCGTAATCGTTCGCGTCCTTGTTTGCAATATCAAATTAAACGTTGTACCGCGCCTTGTGTTGGGCTTATCACGCCGGAAGATTATAAAAAAGATGTGCAGCGTACAGTTTTGTTTTTAGAAGGAAAAAGTCAAACGGTTATTGAAGATCTTGTTGAGCAAATGGAAGTATTTTCCAGTCAATTTGATTACGAATCAGCGGCACGTTTGCGGGATCAAGTTGCGGCATTGCGAGAGATTCAGCAAAAACAAGTCATCAGTACCGGCTATGGTGATTTAGATATTTTTTCTTTAGTACATAGGGCAAGCATTTATGTGCTTTATGTGATGCAAGTTCGTCGCGGCCGCTTATTAGGCGGCAAAGCGTATTTCCCTAGGGTGCCCGCTAATCTTTCTGACGCTGAAGTATTATCGTCTTTTATTGCACAATTTTATTTACAGGCAGAAGGGCAGCATACTATTCCTGCAGAAATTGTAGTGCCAAAAAAAATACAAGATCAAGCCTGGTTAATTGAAACCTTAGTTGAACGCGCACAACATAAAGTCAAAATTTCAGATAAGTTAAGCGGTGAGCGGCGACGTTGGCTTGCCTTAGCGACAGAAAATGCCAAACATGTGTTGGGTAGCCAGGTACACGATAAACAAGTTTTTTATCAGCAACTTGAAAATCTTCAATCCGTTTTATCATTGGATAGTTTGCCACAGCGCTTAGAATGTTTTGATGTTAGTCATACTCAAGGCGAGGCAACGGTTGCATCGTGTGTCGTATTTGACCAGCAAGGTCCTCGAAAAATGGATTATCGTCGATTTAATATCGACGGGATTACGCCAGGCGATGATTATGCAGCACTTAACCAAGCGCTAAGACGACGTTATAAGAGCTTGAAACGGCAGGAAGAAAATTTACCGGATATCTTATTAATCGACGGTGGAAAAGGCCAACTAAACCAAGCGGCGCAGGTACTCGAAGAATTGCAAATTTCCGGTATCTTACTCCTAGGTGTTGCCAAAGGCCCTGGGCGAAAATCCGGCTTAGAAACCTTGTTCTTAGCAAAAGGAGACGCTTTAATTAAGCTGGCACCGGATTCGCCAGCCCTACACGCCATACTGCAAATTCGCGATGAAGCACATCGTTTTGCCATCACCGGCCATCGAGGTCGGCGTGCGAAGAAACGAAGCACGTCCCCTTTAGAAAATATCCCGGGTATGGGAGCGCTGCGTAGGCGAGAATTATTGCGCCAATTTGGGGGGTTACAAGCGCTACAATCAGCCAGTGCCGAAGATATTGCCAAGATACCCGGCATCAGTAAAACCTTAGCCGAACGTATTTATTTTGCTTTAAAAGACTGA
- the rlmB gene encoding 23S rRNA (guanosine(2251)-2'-O)-methyltransferase RlmB: MLKKEFIFGVHAVEAILQKSPERVLQLYRQEGREDKRLESIVSLAERQHIPLQIVPRATLDKWTAGERHQGILVEVKLLPAKDEKDLFQFIDSLEKAPFLLLLDEIQDPHNLGACLRSANAAGVDAVVITQDRSVGLTPTVRKIAVGAAETTPVFTVINLATTLRKLKSQGIWIYGLDGTAKQSLYEMDLKGPIGLVLGAEDKGLRRLSKELCDGLLAIPMQGAVESLNVSVAAGICLFEVLRQRRK, encoded by the coding sequence ATGCTGAAAAAAGAATTTATTTTTGGCGTTCATGCCGTAGAAGCGATTTTGCAAAAGTCGCCAGAAAGGGTATTACAACTTTATCGCCAAGAAGGTCGAGAAGATAAACGTTTAGAATCCATTGTTAGCTTAGCCGAAAGACAACATATCCCTTTACAAATCGTACCCCGAGCGACTTTAGATAAATGGACAGCTGGCGAACGTCATCAGGGTATATTAGTCGAAGTAAAATTGCTTCCGGCGAAAGACGAAAAAGATTTATTTCAATTCATTGATAGCTTAGAGAAAGCGCCTTTTTTATTATTATTAGATGAAATTCAAGATCCACATAATTTAGGTGCGTGCCTACGTTCGGCTAATGCAGCGGGTGTGGATGCAGTTGTTATTACACAGGATCGATCCGTGGGTTTGACGCCCACGGTACGAAAAATTGCGGTGGGTGCGGCTGAAACAACCCCCGTATTCACCGTGATTAATCTAGCCACTACCTTACGTAAATTAAAAAGCCAAGGCATATGGATTTATGGTTTAGATGGCACTGCCAAGCAATCCCTTTATGAGATGGATTTAAAAGGTCCTATAGGTCTAGTGTTGGGTGCAGAAGACAAAGGATTAAGACGCCTTAGCAAAGAACTTTGTGATGGTTTATTGGCGATTCCCATGCAAGGCGCAGTTGAAAGTTTGAATGTTTCTGTCGCTGCAGGTATTTGTTTGTTTGAAGTGCTCAGGCAAAGACGCAAATAA
- the fdxA gene encoding ferredoxin FdxA, with product MTFLVTEKCIRCKYTDCVEVCPVDCFYEGPNMLVIHPEECIDCGLCEPECPVNAIFAEDDLPEKYKNFLPLNEQLSKKWPNITRRKDAPADADEWKEKENKLQYLEE from the coding sequence ATGACATTTCTTGTAACTGAAAAATGTATTCGTTGTAAATATACGGACTGTGTGGAAGTCTGCCCGGTAGACTGTTTTTACGAAGGGCCTAACATGTTAGTGATTCATCCTGAAGAATGTATTGACTGTGGTCTTTGTGAACCTGAATGCCCGGTTAATGCGATTTTTGCAGAAGATGACTTGCCCGAAAAATATAAAAATTTTTTACCGCTCAATGAGCAACTTTCCAAAAAATGGCCCAATATAACCCGACGTAAAGATGCGCCGGCGGATGCTGATGAATGGAAAGAGAAAGAAAATAAACTTCAGTATCTTGAAGAGTAA
- a CDS encoding 16S rRNA (uracil(1498)-N(3))-methyltransferase, producing MRLARIYQQQPLTSGKLIHLSKEAAHHLVRVLRLDVGAEFILFNGEGGEFKASITSVQKNSVSVQIGAFNPINSESSLQVILAQTIVKPEKMDYVLQKSVELGVTHIIPLITERCLLPKLSPERWEKRLSHWQAIMINACEQSGRTKIPTVARAVTFKTALEQIKADIRIILAPNATQTLPQLAKSCHCAAVLVGPEGGWSSSEMNSALAAGYLPLQLGPRILRTETAGLVALTLLQATYGDISLNLV from the coding sequence ATGCGTCTTGCGCGTATCTATCAACAGCAACCCTTAACCAGCGGTAAGCTAATCCATTTATCGAAAGAAGCGGCGCATCATTTGGTGCGTGTACTGCGTTTAGACGTAGGCGCTGAATTTATTTTATTTAATGGTGAAGGAGGCGAGTTTAAAGCCAGCATTACTTCGGTACAGAAAAACAGTGTTTCTGTGCAAATAGGTGCATTTAATCCCATTAATAGTGAATCTTCACTACAGGTCATTTTGGCACAGACTATCGTTAAACCTGAAAAAATGGATTATGTGTTGCAAAAGTCAGTAGAATTGGGCGTAACACATATTATCCCTTTGATAACAGAACGTTGTTTGTTGCCGAAATTATCACCAGAGCGCTGGGAAAAGCGCTTATCCCATTGGCAAGCCATCATGATTAATGCCTGTGAGCAGTCTGGGAGAACCAAAATACCCACAGTTGCCCGAGCGGTTACCTTTAAAACAGCCCTGGAGCAGATAAAAGCCGACATTCGTATCATTTTGGCACCTAATGCAACACAAACACTTCCTCAATTGGCTAAATCATGTCATTGTGCGGCGGTGTTAGTGGGTCCTGAAGGAGGATGGTCTAGCAGTGAAATGAATAGTGCTCTCGCCGCGGGTTATCTTCCACTTCAATTAGGTCCACGCATTTTACGAACCGAAACCGCTGGCTTAGTTGCTTTAACATTGCTTCAAGCCACTTATGGCGACATCTCGCTAAATTTAGTCTAG
- the pgsA gene encoding CDP-diacylglycerol--glycerol-3-phosphate 3-phosphatidyltransferase: MGIPNLLTFLRIILIPVFILLFYLPFRGSHVLAAMIFTFAAMTDWLDGYLARSLNQVSKLGTFLDPVADKLIVVTALVLLVGDHALPYLAIPAVVIIGREIMVSALREWMAEIGKRVSIKVSTLGKIKTAVQMSAVISLLLYKPGGWKPFATCGYILLYLAAFFTLWSMCIYLKAAWRDLSA, encoded by the coding sequence ATGGGCATCCCCAACTTACTTACCTTTTTGCGTATTATATTAATACCCGTTTTTATTTTATTATTTTATCTTCCTTTTCGTGGTAGCCATGTATTAGCGGCAATGATTTTTACCTTTGCGGCAATGACAGATTGGTTGGATGGTTATCTCGCGCGTAGTCTGAATCAAGTGTCCAAACTAGGTACCTTTCTTGATCCGGTAGCCGATAAATTAATTGTAGTCACCGCATTAGTTTTATTAGTGGGTGATCATGCCTTACCGTATTTAGCAATTCCGGCGGTCGTGATTATAGGAAGAGAAATTATGGTTTCTGCATTACGTGAATGGATGGCAGAAATTGGTAAACGTGTCAGTATTAAAGTTTCAACACTAGGAAAAATTAAAACCGCCGTGCAAATGTCAGCAGTGATTTCATTGTTACTTTACAAACCAGGCGGATGGAAACCCTTTGCGACATGCGGTTATATACTACTTTATCTTGCTGCATTCTTTACTTTATGGAGCATGTGTATTTATTTAAAAGCCGCTTGGCGTGATTTATCTGCTTGA
- the rnr gene encoding ribonuclease R gives MGKKSKPLLVDPFAKREAEKYSNPIPSREYILDYLKKCGHLVKREELFQALGLKQDDPEQEEALRRRLRAMERDGQIVLTRRDGYGLPDKMNLLRGRIIGHKDGFGFLVPDDGSDDLYLSARQMQCVFHGDRALARVVGTDKRNRREGVIAEVLERNTPSLVGRFFSEKGVDFVVPSNTRIAQDILLSPEEQIKAKEGQIVVVEIVSYPSFRKQAIGCITEILGDHMAPGLEIEVAIRNYNIPHTWPDAVQAEMTQFEEGFLPTDEKDRRDLQSLPFVTIDGADARDFDDAVYCERQKKQWRLVVAIADVSHYVNPSSELDKEAQARGNSVYFPNTVVPMLPEVLSNELCSLKPKVNRLCMVCDMLISPKGELKRFEFYPAVIHSRARLIYNDVAAWLDNKKCPPAYKAVFPHLQDLHALYQLLRESREKRGAIDFETTETRVIFGPNRKIKQIVPTERTVAHRIIEECMLLANVSAAHFLIKAKVPTLFRIHAVPAAEKLADLKSFLAELGLRLPGGKVPKPGDYSVFLKSIADRPDAHLIQTVLLRSLSQAVYSPDNIGHFGLAFDAYAHFTSPIRRYPDLVVHRAIRHVLAKRKPKKFMYDLVSISRLGEHCSTTERRADEATREVLDWLKCEFMRDRVGETFEGLITNVTGFGLFVELKNIYVEGLVHVTALHNDYYQFDAKKHRLFGERSGITYRLSDSVRVKVGRVDLDQRKIDFELADEEQTKSVNTFKKKKKKKKYFDKK, from the coding sequence ATGGGTAAAAAATCGAAACCCCTACTCGTGGATCCGTTTGCGAAGCGCGAAGCAGAAAAGTACAGTAATCCCATTCCAAGCCGAGAATATATCTTAGATTATCTCAAAAAATGTGGTCATCTGGTTAAGCGTGAGGAATTATTTCAAGCCTTAGGTTTAAAACAGGACGATCCTGAACAGGAAGAAGCCTTACGTCGTCGTTTACGGGCGATGGAGCGTGATGGACAAATTGTTTTAACTCGCCGTGATGGTTACGGTTTGCCCGATAAAATGAATTTGCTACGCGGGCGCATCATTGGTCATAAAGATGGCTTTGGTTTTCTTGTTCCGGATGATGGTAGCGATGATTTATACCTGAGCGCACGGCAAATGCAGTGTGTTTTTCATGGCGATCGCGCTTTAGCGCGAGTGGTGGGTACGGATAAGCGAAATCGTCGCGAAGGCGTTATTGCGGAAGTTTTAGAACGAAATACACCCTCACTCGTAGGTCGCTTTTTTTCTGAAAAAGGCGTTGATTTTGTTGTCCCTTCTAATACCCGTATTGCACAAGATATTTTGCTGAGCCCAGAAGAACAAATAAAAGCGAAAGAAGGCCAAATTGTTGTTGTAGAAATTGTCAGTTATCCCAGCTTTCGTAAGCAAGCGATAGGCTGCATTACGGAAATATTGGGTGATCATATGGCACCCGGTCTGGAGATCGAGGTAGCGATTCGTAATTATAATATTCCGCATACCTGGCCCGATGCCGTACAAGCTGAAATGACACAGTTTGAAGAAGGTTTTTTACCCACTGACGAGAAAGATCGCCGAGATTTGCAATCACTGCCCTTTGTTACGATTGATGGTGCCGATGCCCGAGATTTTGATGATGCGGTGTATTGTGAACGGCAAAAAAAACAATGGCGTTTAGTCGTTGCGATTGCCGACGTGAGCCATTATGTTAATCCAAGCAGTGAATTAGATAAAGAAGCGCAGGCGCGCGGTAATTCGGTTTACTTTCCGAATACCGTGGTGCCTATGTTGCCAGAAGTTCTTTCAAATGAACTTTGTTCTTTAAAGCCCAAGGTCAATCGTTTATGTATGGTTTGCGATATGTTGATTTCACCGAAGGGTGAGCTCAAACGCTTTGAATTTTATCCGGCCGTTATTCATTCACGTGCACGACTGATTTATAACGACGTAGCGGCGTGGTTAGACAATAAAAAATGTCCACCGGCTTATAAAGCGGTATTTCCACATTTACAGGATTTGCATGCTTTATATCAGTTGTTAAGAGAAAGTCGTGAAAAACGTGGTGCTATTGATTTCGAAACCACTGAAACACGCGTTATTTTTGGTCCGAATCGTAAAATAAAACAGATTGTTCCTACCGAACGTACGGTGGCACATCGTATCATTGAAGAATGTATGTTGCTGGCCAACGTTTCAGCCGCACATTTTTTAATAAAAGCGAAAGTGCCTACCTTATTTCGAATCCATGCAGTGCCCGCTGCAGAAAAATTAGCAGATTTAAAATCATTTTTAGCAGAACTAGGGTTGCGTTTACCCGGCGGAAAGGTTCCAAAGCCTGGGGATTATTCAGTCTTTTTAAAATCGATTGCAGATAGGCCGGATGCCCATCTGATCCAAACCGTACTGTTACGTTCTTTAAGCCAAGCGGTGTATAGCCCCGATAATATCGGCCATTTTGGTCTTGCCTTTGATGCTTATGCGCATTTTACTTCGCCGATCCGTCGTTATCCGGATTTAGTTGTTCACCGCGCAATTCGACACGTGCTAGCCAAACGCAAACCGAAAAAATTTATGTATGATTTAGTCAGCATTAGCCGTTTAGGTGAACATTGTTCAACCACAGAACGGCGTGCGGATGAAGCGACAAGAGAAGTGTTAGATTGGCTCAAATGTGAATTTATGCGCGATCGAGTAGGCGAAACGTTTGAGGGTTTGATTACCAATGTGACGGGTTTTGGCTTATTTGTAGAGCTTAAAAATATCTATGTAGAAGGTCTAGTGCATGTGACCGCTTTGCATAATGATTATTATCAATTTGATGCAAAAAAACACCGTTTATTTGGTGAACGTAGTGGCATTACCTATCGTTTAAGCGATAGTGTGCGGGTTAAAGTAGGGCGTGTGGACCTCGATCAGCGCAAGATTGATTTTGAGTTAGCGGATGAAGAACAAACAAAAAGTGTTAATACTTTCAAAAAAAAGAAAAAAAAGAAAAAATATTTCGATAAAAAATAA
- the tadA gene encoding tRNA adenosine(34) deaminase TadA, protein MNNDTHYMQQALACAEEAKKQQEVPVGAVLVVNDHVIASAYNQTISQCDPTAHAEILALRQAAKLIKNHRLLEATLYVTLEPCPMCVGAMIQARIKRLVFAAPDQRLGALGSLFNILQMKGINHHFSVTEGPLAQESAQLLKAFFLQRRQNKE, encoded by the coding sequence GTGAATAACGATACGCATTATATGCAGCAGGCCTTGGCATGTGCTGAGGAGGCAAAAAAACAACAGGAAGTACCGGTAGGCGCTGTTTTAGTGGTCAACGATCACGTTATTGCCAGTGCTTATAATCAAACCATTAGCCAATGTGATCCGACTGCCCATGCAGAAATTCTCGCGCTACGTCAAGCCGCAAAATTAATAAAAAATCATCGCTTATTAGAGGCAACGCTTTACGTTACATTAGAACCATGTCCCATGTGTGTAGGCGCTATGATTCAAGCTAGAATTAAGCGTCTTGTTTTTGCGGCGCCTGACCAGCGACTGGGTGCTTTAGGTAGTCTATTTAATATTTTACAAATGAAAGGAATCAACCATCATTTTTCTGTCACAGAAGGTCCTTTAGCGCAGGAGTCAGCGCAATTATTAAAAGCTTTTTTTTTACAACGTAGGCAGAATAAAGAATAA
- the uvrY gene encoding UvrY/SirA/GacA family response regulator transcription factor, with protein sequence MINVVIVDDHALMRLGMKRLLEDVRDIKVIGEAESGETAIDLVKVTKPDVVLMDLKMPGISGLDATRRLIRINPKLKIIVVTVCIEEPYPEQLVRAGALGYITKDVTTEELITAIRKVVSGKPYIAPEIAQSMALRQVSNAAKSPFAQLSERELQVMYMVTQGIKVRSIAKRLCLSPKTVNTYRYRLFEKLGVDNDVKLTHLANRYSITNGEGEGDESPIGESGDKPLGDGKH encoded by the coding sequence ATGATTAACGTTGTTATCGTTGATGATCATGCATTAATGCGTTTGGGCATGAAGCGCTTGTTAGAGGACGTTCGTGACATCAAAGTCATTGGTGAAGCGGAAAGTGGTGAGACAGCGATTGATTTAGTGAAGGTGACTAAACCCGACGTTGTTTTAATGGACCTAAAAATGCCAGGAATAAGCGGTTTAGATGCAACACGCCGGCTGATACGTATCAATCCAAAACTTAAAATTATTGTTGTAACGGTTTGTATTGAAGAACCTTACCCAGAGCAATTAGTTCGTGCAGGTGCCTTAGGTTATATTACAAAAGACGTCACAACCGAAGAATTAATTACCGCCATTCGAAAAGTAGTCTCAGGTAAACCTTATATCGCACCCGAAATTGCACAAAGCATGGCTTTGCGCCAAGTATCGAATGCGGCAAAGTCTCCTTTTGCACAACTCTCTGAGAGAGAACTGCAAGTGATGTACATGGTCACGCAGGGCATAAAAGTTCGATCTATTGCGAAACGGCTTTGTTTAAGTCCTAAAACCGTTAATACCTATCGTTACCGTTTGTTTGAAAAGTTAGGGGTCGATAACGACGTCAAACTGACACACTTAGCCAACCGATACAGCATAACGAACGGGGAAGGAGAGGGAGATGAAAGCCCTATAGGCGAGAGCGGGGATAAACCCTTGGGTGATGGAAAACACTAG